A portion of the Fulvia fulva chromosome 1, complete sequence genome contains these proteins:
- a CDS encoding Mitochondrial import inner membrane translocase subunit tim9, producing the protein MSGMDMLNAAEQRELQGRMERKQMKDFMNMYSNLVQRCFNDCVSDFTSKSLLGKEEACVMRCVDKFLKSSERLGERFQEQNAQMAQQGGMGMGR; encoded by the exons ATGAGCGGAATGGACAT GCTCAACGCTGCTGAGCAGCGCGAGCTGCAGGGACGAATGGAGAGGAAGCAGATGAAAGACTTCATGAAC ATGTATTCGAATCTTGTCCAACGATGCTTCAACGACTGTGTCAGCGACTTCACGTCAAAGAGCCTTCTGGGTAAGGAGGAGGCGTGTGTCATGCGATGCGTCGACAAATTCCTGAAGAGCTCCGAGCGGTTAGGAGAGAGATTCCAAGAGCAGAATGCACAGATGGCACAACAAGGCGGCATGGGCATGGGAAGATAG
- a CDS encoding Translin-1, with protein sequence MATGGGASVIQPGIFEDLQQKIDEDSAVKDALRDIVQNLEKQDRATQSILSRAHSTTTNDILSVVTAAQNNIVSEVQTIQQLSAIASQHPYYRFNYAWSRQMESVCFTILLCGWLGGFGKNETGKLLTIEEVGQVLNVPVNLKDRDAFHLTIEEYLLSLITLLDELARLARNSVTLGDYRRPLQISQFIKDVHAGFQILNLKNDSLRKRSDGIKYRVKEVEDVVYDLSLRGLLPKD encoded by the exons ATGGCGACAGGTGGAGGCGCTAGCGTCATACAGCCAGGCATATTCGAGGATTTGCAGCAAAAGATCGATGAAGATTCTGCCGTCAAAGAT GCACTGCGCGACATTGTCCAGAACCTCGAAAAGCAAG ATCGTGCTACTCAGTCGATTTTGTCCCGAGCACATTCGACTACTACAAACGACA TACTGAGTGTAGTCACGGCCGCACAGAACAACATCGTCAGCGAAGTGCAGACCATCCAACAGCTGTCCGCGATAGCATCTCAACATCCGTACTACCGGTTCAACTATGCTTGGTCACGGCAGATGGAGAGCGTTTGCTTCACCATTCTCCTCTGCGGCTGGCTAGGAGGCTTTGGCAAGAACGAGACCGGCAAGCTTCTCACTATCGAGGAAGTTGGCCAGGTTCTGAACG TCCCCGTCAACCTCAAGGATCGTGACGCCTTCCACCTCACTATCGAGGAGTACCTGCTGTCACTCATCACGCTCCTCGATGAGCTCGCCCGTCTTGCACGCAACTCGGTCACCCTTGGCGATTATCGTCGGCCACTGCAAATCAGCCAATTCATCAAGGATGTCCACGCTGGGTTCCAGATCCTGAACTTGAAGAACGACAGTCTTCGCAAGCGAAGCGACGGGATCAAGTACAGGGTCAAAGAAGTCGAAGATGTTGTCTACGACCTCAGCCTTCGAGGCTTGCTACCTAAAGACTGA
- a CDS encoding Glycosylphosphatidylinositol anchor biosynthesis protein 11, which produces MSSPAVQAKPAEAVKPGKAVDLLPGQLSWLYANLHPVLLLSLIPVTFTTLVRDPVSALLGLAPTVALVQALYCVLCLPSSGQAPSPKSKPGLKTTTGKPAQDIWAKAVPAFLSFVLTFTLSAPLLYIIVILFGAPLVSHHLHTLLLAIHLALLTTPHLFYVHGLQVSTWTRLVSLQQPVDEVYGMALGACVGAWIGTIPIPLDWDREWQKWPITIICGLYAGAVIGKVVGGLLKGSKMKMS; this is translated from the exons ATGAGCTCGCCGGCAGTCCAGGCGAAGCCCGCAGAGGCAGTCAAGCCCGGCAAGGCAGTTGATCTCCTCCCGGGCCAGCTGTCGTGGCTCTACGCCAATCTGCATCCTGTGCTTCTGCTGTCCCTCATTCCTGTCACCTTCACGACTTTGGTGCGAGATCCTGTCAGCGCTCTCCTCGGTCTGGCGCCGACGGTCGCATTGGTTCAGGCGCTCTACTGTGTGCTTTGCCTGCCTTCCAGTGGCCAGGCACCATCGCCCAAGTCGAAACCAGGCCTGAAGACGACAACTGGCAAGCCAGCCCAGGACATATGGGCCAAGGCTGTG cCAGCATTCCTTTCCTTCGTCCTTACCTTCACCCTGTCGGCGCCGCTTCTTTACATCATCGTAATCCTCTTCGGCGCACCATTGGTCTCGCATCACCTACATACCCTTCTCCTAGCAATTCACCTGGCACTACTTACGACACCACACTTATTCTACGTTCACGGCCTCCAAGTGTCGACATGGACAAGACTTGTCAGTCTGCAGCAGCCGGTGGACGAGGTCTACGGCATGGCATTGGGTGCCTGCGTTGGCGCGTGGATAGGAACCATCCCAATACCGCTGGATTGGGATAGGGAATGGCAGAAGTGGCCCATCACGATTATTTGCGGTCTCTACGCTGGCGCAGTGATCGGCAAAGTTGTGGGAGGACTACTGAAAGGTAGCAAAATGAAGATGAGCTGA
- a CDS encoding Metapyrocatechase 2 has product MSTVPSHDQEDLDLPIHPSTGLCCATMAETQWMPPTGNAPQFGQDRPVTITAKQDNSVEVKFNNGRTIPDVEAIGPDSEPLHSWQQRNNIDTAKQVKLVKLAHMRYQHPDLQTITKFLTDFGMHVVKQLDDQVWYRGYGSDQYVYYARKGEKKFLGGTFEVESMAELQKAAKIPGAGQIIEMTEAPGAGHILTLHDPEGFPINLIYGQTPAPKGDLPEKVIYNYEGDDKPRVRKFNRFTPGPAAVHKLGHYGLCVQDFPTLLEWYTRNFNFAPTDFLHVPTGDGKTKDVAVFAHIDRGEDPVDHHTFFMSTNPTSHVHHSSFEVHDYDTQHLGHQWLGKQGYTSVWGIGRHILGSQIFDYWWDTTGNMIEHYADGDLVNKDTPVGWGPAGDESLAVWGPEVPSWFLH; this is encoded by the exons ATGTCAACAGTGCCTTCGCATGACCAAGAGGATCTGGATCTTCCGATACACCCTTCAACAGGACTTTGCTGTGCGACCATGGCTGAGACCCAATGGATGCCACCAACAGGCAACGCGCCGCAGTTTGGTCAAGACCGACCCGTCACAATCACTGCAAAGCAAGACAACTCGGTCGAAGTCAAGTTCAACAATGGAAGGACCATCCCGGACGTCGAAGCCATAGGACCAGACTCCGAGCCATTGCATTCATGGCAGCAAAGAAACAACATCGATACTGCGAAGCAAGTCAAGCTGGTAAAGCTAGCTCACATGCGATATCAACACCCTGACCTGCAAACCATCACCAAGTTCCTGACCGACTTTGGTATGCACGTCGTCAAGCAACTAGACGATCAAGTCTGGTATCGAGGCTACGGAAGTGATCAATATGTGTACTACGCCCGGAAAGGCGAGAAGAAGTTTCTCGGCGGCACATTCGAAGTAGAATCCATGGCGGAATTACAGAAAGCAGCGAAGATCCCTGGTGCCGGCCAGATCATTGAAATGACTGAAGCTCCAGGTGCCGGCCATATCCTCACACTCCACGACCCAGAAGGCTTTCCCATCAACCTGATCTACGGGCAAACCCCAGCACCCAAAGGCGACCTGCCCGAGAAAGTCATCTACAATTACGAAGGCGACGATAAGCCACGAGTCAGAAAGTTCAACCGCTTTACGCCAGGTCCAGCCGCAGTCCACAAACTAGGGCACTACGGTCTCTGTGTGCAAGACTTCCCAACCTTGCTAGAATGGTACACGAGGAACTTCAATTTCGCACCAACAGACTTTCTACATGTGCCCACTGGCGATGGGAAGACCAAGGACGTAGCCGTGTTTGCCCATATCGATCGTGGAGAAGATCCAGTGGATCATCACACCTTTTTCATGTCTACGAATCCAACCTCGCACGTTCACCACTCTTCATTCGAGGTTCATGATTACGATACACAGCATCTTGGTCACCAGTGGCTGGGCAAGCAGGGTTATACCTCCGTATGGGGCATCGGGCGCCATATCTTGGGTAGCCAG ATCTTTGATTATTGGTGGGATACGACAGGTAACATGATTGAGCATTACGCCGATGGCGATCTCGTCAACAAAGACACGCCTGTAGGTTGGGGCCCAGCTGGGGACGAAAGTCTAGCAGTATGGGGTCCCGAAGTACCATCGTGGTTCTTGCACTAG
- a CDS encoding Peroxiredoxin-like 2C, which yields MGAINGNVNASEKAWARQHPEPKLLEEAGEFKIKDENGKDIPLQSLYTDKDPNERQLVIFIRHFLCGSCEEYVRALGKDLPPSTLSSARVTLTLIGCGDPKCIPDYKKRTNCPCEIYADPSRQIYQKLGMVSNLRKSAQKPQYLTKGFGSIIFSSFVNALKSPSDALGAGPPSQNGGEWLFKAGSLQWCHRMEDTTGHADTSELKEVLGIE from the exons ATGGGAGCAATCAATGGCAACGTAAATGCTTCTGAAAAGGCATGGGCCCGTCAGCACCCAGAGCCAAAGTTGCTGGAAGAAGCAGGAGAATTCAAGATTAAAGACGAAAATGGCAAAGACATCCCTCTTCAGTCCCTCTACACCGACAAGGACCCCAACGAGCGCCAGCTGGTAATCTTCATCCGCCACTTCCTCTGCGGCAGCTGCGAAGAATACGTCCGCGCTCTGGGCAAAGACCTCCCACCGTCCACTCTGTCCTCCGCACGCGTCACCCTGACTCTCATCGGCTGCGGCGATCCCAAATGTATTCCCGACTACAAGAAACGCACCAACTGTCCCTGCGAGATCTACGCAGACCCGTCCCGGCAGATATATCAGAAGCTCGGCATGGTCTCGAATCTGAGGAAGAGTGCTCAGAAGCCGCAGTATCTTACCAAGGGATTCGGATCGATCATCTTCAGCTCGTTCGTTAATGCTCTTAAATCCCCCTCCGATGCTCTTGGTGCAGGGCCACCAAGTCAAAATG GCGGCGAATGGCTTTTCAAGGCTGGCAGTTTGCAGTGGTGCCACAGAATGGAAGATACCACCGGGCATGCGGACACTTCCGAATTGAAAGAAGTGCTAGGCATCGAATGA
- a CDS encoding Actin-related protein 2 produces the protein MAEAPIVLDGGTGFLKAGYAGQNFPDHQYPSIVGRPILRTEEQAPGDIQLKDIMCGDEAAAARSMLQITYPMENGIVKRWEDMQHLWDYTFFEKMRIDPAGRKILLTEPPMNPLKNREQMCEVMFERYNFGGVYVAIQAVLALYAQGLSSGVVVDSGDGVTHIVPVYESTVLNHLTRRLDVAGRDVTRNLISLLLRRGYALNRTADFETVRAIKEKLCYVSYDLALDQRLSEDTTVLVESYTLPDGRVIRVGSERFEAPECLFQPHLVDVEQPGIAEFLFNTIQAADVDIRSSLYKAIVLSGGSSMYPGLPSRMEKEIKQLWLTKVLGGNPERLNKFKVRIEDPPRRRHMVFLGGAVLANIMADKEGMWVSKQEWEEQGSQALKKLGER, from the exons ATGGCGGAAGCGCCCATCG TGCTCGATGGAGGTACCGGCTTCCTCAAGGCTGGCTATGCTGGGCAA AACTTCCCCGATCACCAATACCCATCCATCGTCGGTCGACCCATCTTGCGAACCGAAGAGCAGGCACCAGGAGATATACAGCTGAAGGATATCATGTGTGGTGATGAGGCAGCTGCGGCAAGATCCATGCTACAGATAACGTACCCG ATGGAGAACGGCATAGTCAAGCGCTGGGAAGACATGCAACATCTTTGGGACTATACTTTCTTCGAGAAGATGCGCATCGACCCGGCTGGCCGCAAAATCCTGTTAACGGAACCACCAATGAACCCTCTGAAGAACCGCGAGCAGATGTGCGAAGTCATGTTTGAAAGATACAACTTTGGCGGAGTCTATGTCGCCATCCAGGCGGTGCTGGCACTATATGCTCAGGGCCTGTCTTCTGGTGTCGTGGTCGACTCGGGCGACGGCGTGACCCATATCGTACCGGTCTACGAGAGCACAGTCCTTAACCACCTGACCCGAAGGCTGGATGTCGCCGGCCGAGACGTCACACGGAACCTCATCTCATTACTGCTTCGAAGAGGTTATGCACTCAACCGAACAGCCGACTTCGAAACCGTCCGCGCCATCAAGGAGAAGCTCTGCTACGTTTCCTATGATCTTGCTCTTGACCAGCGATTGAGTGAAGACACAACAGTACTGGTCGAGTCTTACACCCTTCCCGACGGCCGAGTCATCAGGGTAGGGAGCGAGCGATTCGAGGCTCCGGAATGTCTCTTTCAACCACACCTCGTCGATGTCGAACAACCTGGTATTGCCGAATTCCTCTTCAACACGATCCAGGCTGCAGATGTCGACATCAGATCATCACTATACAAAGCGATTGTCCTCTCTGGAGGCAGCAGCATGTACCCTGGACTACCGTCGCGCATGGAGAAGGAAATCAAGCAGTTGTGGCTGACGAAAGTGCTGGGTGGAAATCCAGAGCGGTTGAACAAATTCAAGGTTCGAATTGAAGATCCGCCGCGGAGGAGGCACATGGTATTCTTGGGTGGCGCTGTGCTGGCGAACATCATGGCTGATAAGGAAGGCATGTGGGTGTCGAAGCAGGAGTGGGAAGAACAGGGATCACAAGCATTGAAGAAGCTCGGCGAGCGGTAA
- a CDS encoding Secreted beta-glucosidase sun1, with translation MVKISLALLSAAVAVSAAQPHGHHQHQHIHKARNADAAPDYVTVPGPLEVVYVLNGQTVSESEVQQGIKNGSLVFANDGQLTSKAPPSYNPPKTSASSSTSTSSSTTKETKPTPMPYNPVSSAAAAVHSAVSNIIPSYGGGSGGGWGSDATGVDADFPDGELDCSTFPSKYGAVAVDWAGLGGWTGVQKPGSSAAGGYSNIMTVTSGGSCTEGSYCSYACPPGYQKSQWPTTQGSTGQSVGGLKCSGGKLHLTNPSMCASLCMKGSEKVQILVQNKMTKNVAVCRTDYPGTESETVPVDVPGNGVSNLTCPDADNYYTWQGGKTSAQYYVNPAGVPVEKACQWGDSSNPWGNFAPLNLGVGYSNGAAWLSIMQNAPTTNAKLDYCVEIIGDGVSGTCKYSNGQYCGGANYDDCSSTTGCTVSLSSGTATFVFSDSS, from the exons ATGGTGAAAATCTCTCTTGCGCTCCTCAGCGCAGCTGTCGCCGTCTCGGCTGCCCAACCGCACGGTCATCACCAGCACCAACACATCCACAAGGCGCGAAATGCCGATGCCGCGCCAGACTATGTGACTGTCCCTGGACCATTGGAGGTTGTCTACGTCCTCAATGGCCAGACCGTCTCCGAATCGGAAGTCCAGCAAGGCATCAAAAACGGAAGTCTGGTGTTTGCCAACGACGGGCAGCTCACGTCAAAGGCCCCGCCCTCGTATAACCCACCGAAGACTTCTGCATCATCTTCGACCTCAACTTCAAGCTCGACTACCAAGGAGACGAAGCCGACGCCGATGCCTTACAACCCGGTCTCTAGCGCCGCGGCGGCTGTCCACTCTGCGGTGTCGAATATTATTCCAAGTTACGGCGGCGGATCAGGTGGAGGCTGGGGCTCTGATGCCACCGGCGTCGACGCAGACTTCCCCGACGGCGAGCTTGACTGCTCCACCTTCCCATCTAAATACGGAGCAGTTGCGGTCGATTGGGCTGGCCTTGGTGGATGGACAGGTGTCCAGAAGCCTGGCTCTTCCGCTGCTGGCGGTTACTCCAACATTATGACGGTCACCTCGGGAGGCTCGTGCACGGAGGGCTCATACTGCTCATATGCGTGCCCACCTGGCTACCAGAAGTCCCAGTGGCCTACCACGCAAGGCTCCACAGGCCAGTCCGTTGGCGGTCTGAAGTGCTCAGGTGGCAAATTGCACCTGACCAACCCAAGCATGTGCGCCAGCCTGTGTATGAAGGGCTCCGAGAAGGTGCAAATTCTGGTGCAGAACAAGATGACCAAGAACGTTGCCGTGTGCCGTACTGATTACCCCGGTACGGAGAGTGAGACTGTTCCAGTCGATGTCCCAGGAAACGGCGTTTCGAACCTGACCTGCCCGGATGCGGACAATTACTACACATGGCAAGGTGGCAAAACTTCCGCCCAGTACTACGTCAACCCAGCAGGTGTTCCCGTCGAAAAGGCTTGCCAGTGGGGTGATTCCAGCAACCCATGGGGCAACTTCGCTCCTCTCAACCTGGGTGTCGGCTACAGCAACGGTGCTGCCTGGCTCTCCATCATGCAGAACGCACCCACGACCAACGCCAAGCTTGACTACTGTGTCGAGATCATCGGCGATGGCGTTTCCGGCACTTGCAAATACTCCAATGGCCAGTACTGCGGCGGTGCTAACTACGACGACTGCAGCTCCACGACCGGCTGTACG GTCTCGCTCAGCTCAGGCACCGCAACGTTTGTGTTCAGCGACTCCTCGTAG
- a CDS encoding Putative cryptochrome DASH, mitochondrial has product MQRVLVYLLRRDLRLADNPIFHELTRLNSQSKRPFTHILPVFLFPAQQVEVSGFLSSEQEKSPYPEARSATGRYWRCGKLRAKFLAESVFDLRSDLERINSGLTIRVGTVKDVVRSILDGYRERDDAEVQGLWMTSEEGWEEQIEEDNARNLMQEEKKEFKLWTDEKYFVDDRDLPLKDPRELNDVFTAFRKTVEPLRSAPRQELPKVKQLPPLPDFIPEQAKPFEIPQTLKGTIARLSKPLDKDNHLPGDPTLPNGASSAHPFIGGSKAGLERVNHLLETGSMSAYKDTRNRLLGLDFSTKLSAWLALGCITSRQIHWRMIDFEDGKGEVGKNAQGYGKGENKGTAAVRFELLWRDYMRLCTRKFGSRLFWVGGYKGDKEADSKFISSPYTNSTKNKNTGGTNDDDTRVTLERFMAGRTGTGLIDASQRELYMTGWTSNRARQNVASYLSKHLGLDWRIGAEWYEMNLIDYDLSSNWGNWQYVAGVGNDPRGAARVFNPVKQAVDYDTNGEYVRTWVPELRYVGRSTEGAGAGKGTNENQGQKDSLDSLMGVFQAWRLPAQEKKRLGLDGVEWVEKPLVHIDYSVNRRGGGGRRGGRGDRGGGNRGRGGRGRGRGEHR; this is encoded by the exons ATGCAACGCGTGCTGGTCTACCTATTGCGAAGGGATCTACGACTTGCCGACAACCCCATCTTCCATGAGTTAACTCGATTGAACTCTCAAAGCAAGCGACCCTTTACACATATTCTTCCTGTCTTCCTTTTCCCGGCGCAGCAGGTCGAGGTTTCCGGATTTCTGAGCTCAGAGCAGGAAAAGTCGCCCTACCCCGAAGCCCGCAGTGCGACAGGAAGATATTGGAGATGTGGCAAGCTCAGGGCGAAGTTTCTGGCCGAGAGCGTCTTCGACTTGAGGAGTGACCTGGAGAGGATCAACAGTGGACTCACAATCCGCGTGGGTACCGTCAAGGACGTCGTTCGCTCTATATTGGATGGCTACCGCGAGCGTGACGACGCAGAAGTACAGGGACTATGGATGACAAGCGAAGAAGGTTGGGAAGAGCAGATTGAAGAAGATAATGCCAGGAACCTTATGCAAGAAGAGAAGAAGGAATTCAAGCTGTGGACCGATGAGAAGTATTTTGTGGACGATCGCGATCTGCCTCTGAAAGACCCGAGAGAGTTGAACGATGTATTCACAGCCTTCCGAAAGACGGTGGAGCCTCTAAGGTCCGCCCCTAGACAGGAACTGCCTAAGGTGAAGCAACTTCCACCACTGCCCGACTTTATACCGGAGCAAGCGAAGCCATTTGAAATCCCACAGACTCTCAAAGGTACCATAGCTAGGCTTTCCAAACCACTGGACAAAGACAACCATCTTCCTGGGGACCCGACGTTGCCTAATGGCGCGAGCTCTGCGCACCCATTCATCGGTGGATCAAAAGCTGGGCTCGAGAGAGTAAACCACCTCCTCGAGACTGGTTCCATGTCGGC GTACAAGGACACCCGAAATAGACTGCTGGGCCTCGACTTCTCCACGAAGCTCTCAGCTTGGCTAGCGTTAGGCTGCATTACGTCGAGACAGATTCATTGGCGCATGATCGATTTTGAGGACGGGAAGGGTGAAGTTGGGAAGAACGCGCAGGGCTACGGCAAGGGCGAGAATAAG GGTACTGCAGCAGTTCGCTTCGAACTTCTTTGGAGAGATTATATGCGCCTTTGCACTCGAAAGTTCGGCTCCCGGCTCTTCTGGGTTGGGGGATATAAAGGGGATAAGGAAGCGGACTCGAAGTTCATCAGCTCGCCATACACCAACTCCACCAAGAATAAGAACACCGGCGGTACAAACGACGACGACACTCGTGTCACCCTGGAACGTTTTATGGCTGGGAGAACTGGTACTGGACTAATCGACGCATCTCAGAGAGAGCTGTACATGACGGGCTGGACTTCCAATCGTGCACGGCAAAATGTTGCATCATATTTGTCGAAACACCTTGGCCTCGATTGGCGCATCGGTGCCGAATGGTATGAGATGAATTTGATCGACTATGACCTTTCCAGTAACTGGGGAAACTGGCAATATGTTGCAGGCGTAGGCAACGATCCGCGAGGTGCTGCGCGAGTGTTCAACCCAGTCAAGCAAGCTGTCGACTACGATACGAACGGAGAATATGTCCGTACCTGGGTCCCGGAGCTGAGGTACGTGGGACGGTCTACAGAAGGCGCGGGCGCTGGCAAAGGTACAAATGAGAACCAGGGCCAGAAAGATAGCCTCGACTCTCTAATGGGTGTTTTCCAAGCTTGGCGATTGCCTGCACAGGAGAAGAAACGGCTCGGGTTGGATGGGGTCGAATGGGTTGAGAAACCACTCGTGCATATCGATTATTCTGTCAATCGGCGTGGTGGAGGCGGTCGTCGGGGCGGCCGTGGCGATAGAGGGGGAGGGAATCGCGGTCGTGGTGGACGAGGCCGTGGCCGTGGCGAGCACCGATGA
- a CDS encoding Aurofusarin biosynthesis cluster protein S, producing MKITNVLPLAALSSAFVLPQEEVLATLAIEDHHGHTSVDSLVEKASAAKDDVLSSFKKHLDEFTETSKNVWEELSTDVQSGLDNAFEQAGDAASLFGDKLSQVSDDVESWFEDTIEAVEDHGHRPHKPPHHHEPNETIYQLIAGSKYTTTLAKLISEYDDLVDALNTTAANFTVFAPTDTAFEKIPDKAPKPSKEQLKAILQYHVLPGLYPAGHVLAMHTAPTLLVGEHLSSQPEPQRVAFKISLRGLTVNFYSRIVAINIAATNGYIHGVDSLILPPPNAIEIVDLFPGEFSTLELGLGKTGLLEKLNTTEHPGGTLFAPSNFAFQKLGPKINAFLFSQYGQKYLKSLLEYHVVPGTTLYSDAIYQAHKHDNVDAEQELPRKGLFHIDLPTFLKDRSLSVDIDRYGGFISIKINGFATVSVQDAIAQDGVIQVTRDVLIPPKKIGGAELEHWDGSELTVEDLKQRLEPFVAKSYL from the exons ATGAAGATTACTAACGTTCTGCCGCTCGCGGCATTGAGCTCGGCCTTTGTGCTGCCACAAGAGGAGGTTCTTGCCACACTCGCTATCGAAGATCACCATGGCCACACCTCAGTCGACTCTTTGGTTGAGAAGGCAAGCGCTGCCAAGGACGACGTTCTTTCAAGCTTCAAGAAGCACCTCGACGAATTCACAGAGACATCGAAGAACGTTTGGGAAGAGCTGTCGACCGATGTCCAGAGCGGCTTGGACAACGCTTTTGAGCAAGCGGGTGATGCAGCGAGCCTCTTTGGAGATAAGCTGAGCCAAGTTTCAGACGATGTCGAATCTTGGTTTGAGGATACCATTGAAGCTGTCGAAGATCATGGCCACCGCCCGCACAAGCCTCCTCATCACCACGAGCCAAACGAGACCATTTACCAGTTGATCGCGGGTAGCAAGTACACGACCACGCTTGCCAAGCTCATCTCCGAATATGACGATCTTGTCGACGCCCTGAACACTACTGCAGCAAACTTTACTGTATTTGCACCTACGGACAcggcgttcgagaagatCCCGGACAAGGCACCAAAGCCGTCTAAGGAACAGCTCAAAGCCATCTTGCAGTACCATGTTCTGCCAGGTCTTTACCCGGCAGGTCATGTTCTGGCCATGCACACTGCTCCCACACTCCTAGTGGGCGAGCACCTGAGCTCCCAGCCAGAGCCGCAGCGGGTTGCATTCAAGATCAGCTTGCGTGGTTTGACCGTTAACTTCTACAGCCGTATCGTGGCTATCAACATCGCCGCTACAAATGGTTATATCCACGGCGTTGACAGCCTCATCCTCCCACCACCAAATGCGATCGAGATTGTCGACCTTTTTCCAGGAGAGTTTAGCACTCTTGAGCTTGGTCTGGGCAA AACTGGTCTCCTCGAGAAGTTGAACACTACTGAGCATCCAGGAGGCACACTCTTCGCGCCTTCCAACTTTGCTTTCCAAAAACTTGGACCCAAGATCAACGCGTTCTTGTTTTCCCAATACGGACAGAAGTACTTGAAGTCCCTTCTCGAGTACCACGTTGTTCCAGGCACCACGCTCTACTCCGATGCCATTTACCAGGCCCACAAGCACGACAATGTCGATGCTGAGCAGGAGCTGCCACGCAAGGGTCTTTTCCACATCGACCTCCCGACATTCCTGAAGGACCGTTCACTCTCCGTGGACATTGACCGCTATGGTGGCTTCATTAGCATCAAGATCAATGGCTTCGCCACTGTCTCGGTGCAGGATGCCATTGCCCAGGACGGTGTCATTCAGGTTACGCGTGACGTGCTCATTCCACCCAAAAAGATCGGCGGCGCTGAGCTCGAGCACTGGGACGGTAGCGAGCTCACTGTCGAGGACCTGAAGCAGCGTCTCGAGCCTTTTGTTGCCAAGTCGTACCTTTGA
- a CDS encoding DNA replication complex GINS protein PSF1 produces MYGEQANKLVVDAKRIQSLPQLPPYATTTVRTVTKEVRDLDRDATNLLAPYNVNSGGTQGSDGTQIKSSFNPADDPAMACALLVNQLSIRRNKRCLLAYHKTRTDKLEEMCWEGHDISNLQQASVGASAAGRSNAATSSLSAEEEQYVHQYSDLLAAYKGQWTDIDLTGSLEPPKDIFIDVRVLKDAGEIQTEYGSINLTKNSQFYVRQGDVERLIQQGYLQRLS; encoded by the coding sequence ATGTATGGCGAGCAAGCCAACAAGCTCGTCGTAGACGCGAAGCGCATCCAGAGCCTGCCGCAGCTTCCTCCATACGCCACTACAACGGTCCGGACGGTCACAAAAGAGGTCCGCGATCTCGACCGCGACGCGACCAATCTACTAGCTCCATACAACGTGAATTCTGGCGGCACCCAGGGAAGCGATGGCACCCAGATCAAGTCTTCTTTCAACCCGGCCGACGATCCAGCAATGGCATGCGCCCTTCTGGTGAACCAGCTGTCTATACGCCGAAACAAGCGTTGCCTCTTGGCATATCACAAAACTCGCACCGACAAACTCGAGGAAATGTGTTGGGAAGGCCACGACATCTCGAACTTGCAGCAAGCGTCGGTAGGAGCATCCGCCGCTGGAAGATCAAACGCGGCGACGAGCAGTCTAAGTGCTGAGGAGGAGCAGTATGTTCATCAGTACAGCGATCTGCTTGCAGCGTACAAGGGCCAATGGACCGACATCGATCTGACTGGGAGCTTGGAGCCACCTAAGGACATCTTCATCGACGTGAGAGTGCTGAAAGATGCTGGCGAGATCCAAACCGAGTACGGATCAATCAACCTGACCAAGAACAGTCAATTCTACGTACGGCAAGGCGATGTTGAGCGCCTCATCCAACAAGGATATCTGCAACGCCTGAGCTGA